Proteins from one Nodosilinea sp. PGN35 genomic window:
- a CDS encoding cation:proton antiporter, with amino-acid sequence MAALTTGEHAVDGLLGFLPNSPIIAFTILLLVTLIIPPIFERLRLPGLVGLLAAGVILGPSILGLLNPAGEIETLLSDVGKIYLMFVAGLEIDLKDFKRTRNRSLGFGFATFAVPLTAGLLLSRAFGFDWVAAVLIGSLLASHTLLAYPIVMRLGITKEPSVSATVGATIFTDIGALLVLAMCVAAQAGEFSARTVVSQLVMLGLFATAVLVGIDWAGKQYFKRNGDREGNQFLFVLAAVFVAAVGSQLINVDKIVGAFLAGLAVNDVVGHGPVKEKVEFVGGVLFIPFFFVCMGLLLNLQVFMESITTNLAFTLALTGTLILSKFLAALVTKPFFGYRWEQILTMWSLSMPQVAATLAAALVGFQQNIISELEFNAVIVMMLVTSVVGPLLTARFAGRLVAPKLSRSEPDSLWFDYGSAPESRKDSTITGPFTVVVPIYNPVTQRYLIEMAALLATHEGGYVIPVTIARAHVHMDDPNLVTGLEQCRQLLQKAEALSQEFKAQAYSVLRIDDDVSEGITRTAREQNASLILLGWSRQGFRAKLFGTLVDEVFWSSHCPVAVARLLTEPIDIHRILVPMKTITPQAVRTVRFAQMFADTHSASVTLLHVGDRHTPANQVKALETALTKVMASGPQISWTMLTLEHDNPAEIILETALNYDLIVLRSMRRRTAGGLAVSDVTHQVIDEAPCSLVLFGEPHT; translated from the coding sequence ATGGCTGCTTTAACCACCGGAGAGCATGCTGTCGATGGGCTGCTGGGCTTTCTACCCAACAGTCCGATTATTGCCTTCACCATTTTGCTGCTGGTGACGCTGATTATCCCGCCCATTTTTGAGCGGCTGCGGCTGCCGGGGCTGGTGGGACTGCTGGCCGCAGGCGTCATCTTAGGGCCGAGCATTCTAGGATTGCTCAACCCGGCGGGGGAGATTGAGACCCTGCTGTCAGACGTGGGCAAAATCTACCTCATGTTTGTGGCCGGGTTAGAAATCGACCTTAAGGACTTCAAGCGCACCCGCAATCGATCGCTGGGGTTTGGCTTTGCCACTTTTGCGGTGCCGCTGACCGCAGGTCTGCTGCTCAGCCGGGCCTTTGGGTTTGACTGGGTGGCGGCGGTGCTGATCGGCTCGCTGCTGGCCTCTCACACCCTGCTGGCCTACCCAATCGTCATGCGCCTGGGCATTACCAAAGAGCCTTCGGTATCGGCTACGGTGGGGGCCACTATTTTTACCGACATTGGGGCGCTGCTGGTGCTGGCCATGTGCGTCGCGGCCCAGGCGGGGGAGTTTTCGGCCCGGACGGTGGTGAGCCAGCTGGTGATGCTGGGCCTGTTTGCCACGGCGGTGCTGGTGGGCATCGACTGGGCGGGCAAGCAGTACTTTAAGCGCAACGGCGATCGCGAAGGCAACCAGTTCTTGTTCGTGCTGGCGGCGGTTTTTGTCGCGGCGGTGGGGTCACAGCTGATCAACGTGGACAAAATTGTCGGGGCCTTTTTGGCAGGGCTGGCCGTCAACGACGTCGTGGGCCACGGGCCGGTCAAAGAAAAGGTGGAATTTGTGGGCGGGGTGCTCTTTATTCCCTTTTTCTTTGTGTGTATGGGCCTGCTGCTCAACCTCCAGGTGTTTATGGAGTCAATCACCACCAACCTGGCCTTTACCCTGGCCCTCACCGGCACCCTCATCCTCAGCAAGTTTTTAGCGGCCCTGGTCACCAAGCCCTTTTTTGGCTATCGGTGGGAGCAAATCTTGACCATGTGGTCGCTGTCGATGCCCCAGGTGGCAGCGACGCTGGCGGCCGCCCTGGTGGGGTTCCAGCAGAACATTATCTCAGAGCTAGAATTCAACGCCGTGATTGTGATGATGCTGGTCACCTCGGTGGTAGGGCCACTGCTGACCGCCCGCTTTGCCGGACGGCTGGTGGCCCCTAAGCTGTCGCGATCGGAGCCCGACTCCCTGTGGTTTGACTACGGGTCTGCCCCCGAAAGCCGCAAAGACTCAACCATCACCGGCCCGTTTACGGTAGTGGTGCCGATCTACAACCCCGTCACCCAGCGCTATCTAATTGAAATGGCGGCCCTGCTGGCTACCCACGAGGGCGGCTATGTCATCCCAGTAACCATCGCCCGCGCCCACGTACACATGGACGATCCCAACCTGGTCACGGGCCTGGAGCAGTGCCGTCAACTGCTGCAAAAGGCCGAAGCCCTCAGCCAGGAGTTCAAGGCCCAGGCCTACTCGGTACTGCGGATTGACGACGATGTGTCAGAGGGCATTACCCGCACCGCCCGCGAGCAAAACGCCAGCTTGATCTTGCTCGGCTGGAGCCGTCAGGGCTTTCGGGCTAAGCTGTTTGGCACCCTGGTGGACGAGGTGTTTTGGTCAAGCCACTGCCCGGTGGCGGTGGCCCGACTGCTGACCGAGCCCATCGACATCCACCGTATTTTAGTGCCCATGAAGACCATCACCCCCCAGGCGGTGCGCACCGTGCGTTTTGCCCAGATGTTTGCCGACACCCACAGCGCCTCGGTGACGCTGCTGCACGTGGGCGATCGCCATACCCCCGCCAATCAAGTCAAAGCCCTAGAAACTGCTCTGACAAAAGTCATGGCCAGCGGCCCACAGATTAGCTGGACTATGCTCACCCTAGAGCACGACAACCCCGCCGAGATCATCCTCGAGACCGCCCTCAACTACGACCTGATCGTGCTGCGCTCAATGCGGCGGCGCACCGCTGGCGGCCTAGCCGTGAGCGACGTCACCCACCAGGTGATTGACGAAGCCCCCTGCTCTCTGGTGCTGTTTGGCGAACCTCACACCTAA
- the murF gene encoding UDP-N-acetylmuramoyl-tripeptide--D-alanyl-D-alanine ligase gives MGFSSLSTLAAAVQASLDYIPPVRREAWVSNITTDSRDLRENALFVALAGERFDGHGFVETAIAQGALAAVVQQDKVLPHLPCLPVADTLAAYQALGHWWRTQQQAQIIAITGSVGKTTTKELIAAALATQGPVHKTQANYNNDIGVPKTLLQLQPEHAFGVIEMGMRGPGEIGRLARIAAPDVAVITNVGTAHIGRLGSEQAIADAKCELLAELSPQGIAVLNHDNARLLATAATAWGGRTITFGLEGGDTRGQLLDAQTLEVEGVRLPLPLPGRHNALNLLAAIAVMQALGLDWRVLSQGIAVDLPSGRARQVVLPNDLVLLDETYNAGVESMTAALELLAETPGQRHIAVLGTMKELGEQSVALHRQIGQVVSQLGLDALLTLADPDESLALAEGAAGVKTLGFTDWVALTQYLQGMLQPGDRVLLKASRSVALDRVVDALTPPSSDG, from the coding sequence ATGGGCTTTTCGTCACTGAGTACCCTGGCCGCCGCTGTGCAGGCCTCCCTAGACTATATACCGCCTGTCAGGCGAGAAGCTTGGGTGTCAAATATTACCACAGACAGTCGCGATCTCCGTGAAAATGCTCTGTTCGTAGCGCTGGCGGGCGAACGGTTTGACGGTCACGGCTTTGTGGAGACGGCGATCGCCCAGGGGGCCCTAGCCGCCGTAGTGCAGCAGGACAAAGTGCTGCCCCACCTGCCCTGTCTACCCGTGGCCGACACTCTGGCGGCCTATCAGGCCCTGGGGCACTGGTGGCGAACTCAGCAGCAGGCGCAGATCATTGCCATCACCGGATCGGTGGGTAAAACGACCACCAAAGAGCTAATTGCGGCGGCCCTGGCCACCCAGGGGCCGGTTCACAAAACCCAGGCCAACTACAACAACGACATCGGCGTTCCCAAAACGCTGCTCCAGCTTCAGCCCGAGCACGCCTTTGGGGTAATTGAAATGGGTATGCGGGGGCCAGGGGAAATTGGTCGCCTGGCCCGCATTGCCGCGCCCGATGTGGCGGTCATCACCAACGTGGGCACAGCCCACATTGGCCGTCTGGGTTCTGAGCAGGCGATCGCCGACGCCAAGTGCGAACTTTTGGCTGAACTCTCGCCCCAGGGCATAGCAGTGCTCAACCACGACAATGCCAGGCTGTTGGCCACCGCGGCCACCGCCTGGGGCGGGCGCACCATTACCTTCGGGTTGGAGGGCGGCGATACGCGGGGTCAGCTGCTAGATGCTCAGACCCTTGAAGTAGAGGGGGTACGACTGCCGCTGCCGCTGCCGGGTCGCCACAATGCCCTCAATCTGCTGGCGGCGATCGCCGTCATGCAGGCCCTGGGCCTCGACTGGCGAGTACTCAGCCAGGGCATTGCGGTAGACCTGCCCAGCGGTCGCGCCCGGCAGGTGGTGCTGCCCAACGACCTGGTGCTGCTCGATGAAACCTACAATGCCGGGGTGGAGTCGATGACGGCGGCCCTGGAGCTGCTGGCTGAAACACCAGGGCAGCGTCACATTGCCGTCTTGGGCACGATGAAAGAGCTGGGGGAGCAATCCGTCGCTCTGCACCGCCAGATCGGGCAGGTCGTGAGCCAACTGGGGCTGGACGCTCTGCTCACCCTAGCCGACCCCGACGAGTCTCTGGCTCTGGCAGAGGGGGCGGCAGGCGTTAAAACTCTGGGCTTCACCGACTGGGTAGCCCTAACCCAGTATTTGCAGGGGATGCTGCAACCGGGCGATCGCGTTTTGCTTAAGGCGTCGCGATCGGTGGCCCTCGACCGGGTCGTCGATGCGCTGACACCGCCCTCTAGCGACGGATAG
- the purB gene encoding adenylosuccinate lyase, which translates to MIERYTLPEMGNLWTDDYKFKTWLRVEIAVCEAQAELGYIPQDAVAEIKAKAKFDPKRILEIEAEVRHDVIAFLTNLNEHVGDAGRYIHLGMTSSDMLDTALSLQLVDSLQVIMIHVENLIQAIRYRAQEHRDTVMIGRSHGIHAEPITFGFKLAGWLAEMLRHRERLAHLQDAIAVGKISGAVGTYANIDPNIEALACQNLGLRPDTASTQVISRDIHADFMNALALLGASIERFAVEIRNLQRTDVLEVEEFFSKKQKGSSAMPHKRNPIRSERLTGMARLLRGNAMAALENVALWHERDISHSSVERVAFPDSCILTHFMLVETTELVKNLLVYPQNMARNMNIYGGVVFSQGVMLALVDKGLAREEAYAIVQGCAHRAWNTDDGNFRALIEADERVQAHLSAAEIDHCFSPDRHLRNLDQVYQRLGI; encoded by the coding sequence TTGATTGAACGCTACACCCTGCCCGAGATGGGCAACCTCTGGACCGACGACTACAAATTTAAGACCTGGCTGCGGGTCGAAATTGCGGTGTGCGAAGCCCAGGCTGAGCTGGGCTACATTCCGCAGGATGCGGTAGCGGAAATCAAGGCCAAAGCAAAGTTTGACCCCAAGCGCATTCTTGAGATCGAGGCGGAGGTGCGCCACGATGTGATCGCCTTTCTCACCAACCTCAACGAGCATGTGGGCGATGCCGGGCGCTACATTCACCTGGGCATGACCAGCTCTGACATGCTGGATACGGCGCTGTCTCTCCAGCTGGTAGACAGCCTTCAGGTGATCATGATCCATGTCGAAAACCTGATTCAGGCGATTCGCTACCGCGCCCAGGAGCACCGGGACACGGTGATGATTGGCCGCTCCCACGGCATTCACGCTGAGCCGATTACCTTTGGCTTTAAGCTGGCGGGCTGGCTGGCCGAAATGCTGCGCCATCGAGAGCGGCTGGCCCACTTGCAGGATGCGATCGCCGTCGGCAAAATCTCGGGCGCGGTGGGCACCTACGCCAACATCGACCCCAACATTGAGGCCCTGGCCTGCCAAAACCTGGGCCTGCGCCCCGACACCGCCTCCACCCAGGTGATCTCCCGCGACATCCACGCCGACTTTATGAACGCACTGGCGCTGCTGGGGGCATCGATCGAGCGGTTTGCGGTCGAAATTCGCAATCTCCAGCGCACCGATGTGCTTGAAGTCGAAGAATTTTTCTCCAAAAAGCAAAAAGGCTCCTCAGCCATGCCCCACAAGCGCAACCCCATTCGCTCTGAGCGCCTGACCGGGATGGCACGCCTGCTGCGGGGCAACGCCATGGCGGCCCTGGAGAATGTGGCCCTGTGGCACGAGCGCGACATTTCCCACAGCTCGGTGGAGCGGGTGGCCTTTCCCGACAGCTGCATTCTCACCCACTTCATGCTGGTGGAGACCACCGAGCTAGTCAAAAACCTGCTGGTTTACCCTCAAAATATGGCCCGCAACATGAACATCTACGGCGGCGTAGTGTTTAGCCAAGGGGTGATGCTGGCCCTGGTGGACAAGGGCCTGGCGCGGGAGGAAGCCTACGCGATCGTGCAGGGGTGCGCCCACCGGGCCTGGAATACCGACGACGGCAACTTTAGAGCGCTGATCGAGGCCGACGAGCGGGTGCAGGCCCATCTGTCCGCCGCCGAGATCGACCACTGCTTTAGCCCCGATCGCCACCTGCGCAACCTCGATCAGGTCTACCAGCGCCTGGGGATTTAA
- a CDS encoding nucleotidyltransferase family protein — protein sequence MRPLSPAELALFRQTAQRRTLETQAQVAQRLVDARRVAAEAADLLKQEFQATQVVVFGSLVHPERFHQTSDIDLAVAGLSPLDYFAAVARLQDLSVFKVDLVRLERCLRG from the coding sequence ATGAGACCCCTGAGCCCAGCGGAGCTAGCCCTGTTTAGGCAAACGGCCCAGCGGCGAACCCTGGAAACGCAGGCGCAGGTTGCCCAGCGGCTAGTGGATGCCAGGCGGGTTGCTGCTGAGGCCGCCGATCTGCTGAAGCAGGAATTTCAGGCCACTCAGGTGGTTGTGTTTGGTTCGCTGGTGCATCCAGAGCGGTTTCATCAAACTTCTGACATTGACTTGGCGGTGGCTGGGCTATCTCCGCTGGACTATTTTGCGGCGGTGGCCAGGTTGCAGGATCTATCGGTGTTCAAGGTGGATTTGGTGCGGCTGGAGCGTTGCCTGAGGGGTTGA
- a CDS encoding DoxX family protein, producing MIAQQRLLTLGSLALQPGQSTNTAFQITWTILRVVAGVVMIHNGLDKLANIESFANAYVAYLGLPFPITLSYIAAFTELIGAPLVALGLCTRPAAMGLFFTMVVAMYHHVKVAGLSLPYLELSALYAATFLFFVVNGGGQFSLDALLARVLNGLRTSQTDGKRASLEGLFQRSDEAKSGTDRPVA from the coding sequence ATGATTGCTCAGCAACGTTTGCTAACCCTGGGCAGCCTTGCGCTTCAGCCTGGTCAATCCACCAACACCGCGTTTCAGATAACTTGGACAATTCTGAGAGTTGTGGCTGGTGTTGTTATGATTCATAACGGTCTTGACAAGCTGGCCAACATCGAGAGCTTTGCCAATGCCTACGTGGCCTACCTGGGCCTGCCCTTTCCTATCACCCTCAGCTACATAGCAGCGTTTACGGAGCTGATTGGCGCTCCCCTGGTGGCCCTGGGCCTGTGCACTCGCCCTGCGGCTATGGGTCTCTTTTTCACCATGGTGGTGGCCATGTACCACCACGTTAAAGTGGCGGGCTTGAGCCTTCCCTATCTGGAGCTGTCTGCTCTGTACGCCGCGACGTTTCTATTTTTTGTTGTCAACGGCGGCGGGCAATTTTCGCTCGATGCCCTGCTGGCCAGGGTGCTCAACGGGCTACGCACCAGCCAAACCGACGGCAAGCGCGCTTCCCTGGAGGGCTTGTTTCAGCGCTCCGATGAAGCCAAGTCTGGCACCGATCGCCCGGTGGCTTAG
- a CDS encoding UPF0182 family protein, with translation MTYSPSKPLRARRLLPWLVAVTLLLVFSGGLVHLITESWWFESVGYQPVFWLRIRWQLGLGLVAFALYSGGLWVNYQMARRITRDRTYRLSSRYTDPDQLQQVERFIHWGAAGLVFLLSLGVALRGAAAWQTVLQFLNPTEFGTPDPIFQRDIGFYVFRLPLWQGLQENLLGLLIWALLIASTVYALKGEVRPERGWKYFLTGEAKAHLCLLLAAIAAVLAVGFWLDRFALLYSDSGVIFGAGYTDVHARLQAYWLMSFVTLAVAALFLIALGRSGFSLPIFGIVIYLGVLVLVNGLYPWFQQNFVVEPNELTIERPYIEHNIAFTRAAYNLTSVVSEPFPADNSLDRTVIDANEPTVGNIRLWDYAPLLSTYKQLQEIRLYYNFSDVDIDRYTLNGDYRQVTLSARELPVEQLPPEAQNWINRQLKFTHGFGLVMSPVNQVTSNGLPDFFIRNVPPSSTVDLPLDQPRIYYGESTGNYVFTGANTDEFDYPEGDSNAAYRYTGVGGVPLNSWLRRLAYAFDLGNARLIISNYFSPDTRIHYHRLIAERVRQVAPFLTYDSDPYPAVIDGRIKWIMDGYTSSDRYPYSEPLNRRTDMVSLVENNSPLMRNGINYIRDAVKVFIDAYDGSLEFYARDAQDPLLATYSRIFPNLFKPIDDLPTSYRGHLRYPQDIFTVQAQMYRAYHMENPEVFYNREDLWRFPEHGEEGGITAMEPYYIIMKLPQLEREEFMQILPFTPANRDNMIAWMAGGSDGDNYGRLLLYEFPKQELVFGPTQVEARISQTPEISEQLTLWSQQGSGVIRGTLLVIPVEQSLLYVQPIYLRADQGELPELRRVIVAYDDRVVMGETLGQSLEAIFGGATAPPPADPGAEPAQPSPVSDLVQSALESYQTGQQALQQGDWQRYGEAQQELERLLQELSQQNPQQQNP, from the coding sequence GTGACCTATTCCCCCTCTAAGCCCCTCCGCGCCCGACGGCTGCTGCCCTGGCTGGTGGCAGTTACCCTGCTGCTGGTGTTTTCTGGCGGTCTAGTGCACCTGATTACCGAATCGTGGTGGTTTGAGTCAGTGGGTTATCAGCCGGTGTTTTGGTTGCGCATCAGGTGGCAGCTGGGGTTGGGGTTGGTGGCCTTTGCCCTCTATAGCGGGGGGCTGTGGGTCAACTACCAGATGGCACGGCGCATCACCCGCGATCGCACCTACCGGTTGTCGAGCCGCTACACCGACCCCGACCAGCTGCAACAGGTCGAGCGCTTTATCCACTGGGGGGCGGCGGGGCTGGTCTTTTTGCTGTCGCTGGGGGTGGCGCTACGGGGCGCAGCGGCCTGGCAGACGGTGCTGCAATTTCTCAACCCCACCGAGTTTGGCACCCCTGACCCAATCTTTCAGCGCGACATTGGTTTTTACGTGTTTCGGCTGCCGCTGTGGCAGGGGCTCCAGGAAAACCTGCTGGGGCTCTTGATCTGGGCGCTATTGATTGCGAGCACGGTCTACGCTCTCAAGGGAGAGGTGCGCCCCGAGCGCGGCTGGAAATACTTTTTGACTGGCGAGGCCAAGGCCCACCTGTGCCTGCTGCTGGCGGCGATCGCGGCGGTGCTGGCGGTGGGCTTCTGGCTCGATCGCTTTGCGCTGCTCTACTCCGACAGCGGCGTCATTTTTGGGGCGGGCTACACCGATGTGCACGCTCGACTTCAGGCCTACTGGTTGATGAGTTTTGTCACCCTGGCGGTGGCAGCTCTGTTTCTCATTGCCCTGGGGCGCAGCGGCTTCTCACTGCCGATTTTTGGCATTGTGATCTATTTGGGGGTGCTGGTGCTGGTCAACGGCCTCTACCCCTGGTTTCAGCAAAACTTTGTGGTCGAGCCCAACGAACTCACCATTGAGCGCCCCTACATCGAGCACAACATTGCCTTTACCCGCGCCGCCTACAACCTCACCAGCGTGGTGTCAGAGCCCTTTCCTGCCGACAACAGCCTCGATCGCACGGTGATTGACGCCAACGAGCCCACCGTGGGCAACATTCGCCTGTGGGACTACGCGCCGCTGCTGAGCACCTACAAACAGCTGCAAGAAATTCGCCTCTACTACAACTTTAGCGATGTCGATATCGACCGCTACACCCTCAACGGCGACTACCGCCAGGTCACCCTCTCGGCCCGCGAGCTGCCGGTGGAGCAGCTGCCCCCCGAGGCCCAAAACTGGATCAACCGTCAGCTCAAATTTACCCACGGCTTTGGCCTGGTCATGAGCCCCGTCAACCAGGTGACCTCCAACGGCCTGCCAGACTTTTTTATTCGCAATGTGCCCCCCAGCAGCACTGTCGATCTACCCCTCGACCAGCCCCGCATCTACTACGGTGAAAGCACCGGCAACTATGTTTTTACCGGCGCGAACACCGACGAATTTGACTACCCCGAGGGCGACAGCAATGCCGCCTACCGCTACACCGGAGTCGGCGGCGTGCCCCTCAACTCCTGGCTGCGGCGGCTGGCCTACGCCTTTGACTTAGGCAACGCCCGGCTGATCATTTCCAATTACTTCAGCCCCGATACGCGCATTCACTACCACCGCCTGATTGCCGAGCGGGTGCGCCAGGTGGCCCCGTTTCTCACCTACGACAGCGACCCCTACCCGGCGGTGATCGACGGGCGCATCAAGTGGATTATGGATGGCTACACGAGCAGCGATCGCTACCCCTACTCCGAGCCCCTCAACCGCCGCACCGATATGGTCTCTCTGGTAGAGAACAACAGCCCGCTGATGCGCAACGGCATCAACTACATTCGCGATGCCGTCAAAGTCTTTATCGACGCCTACGACGGCAGCCTCGAGTTCTACGCCCGCGACGCCCAAGACCCGCTGTTGGCCACCTACAGCCGCATTTTTCCAAACCTGTTCAAGCCCATTGACGACCTGCCCACTAGCTACCGTGGGCACCTGCGCTACCCCCAGGATATTTTCACCGTGCAGGCCCAGATGTACCGGGCCTACCACATGGAAAACCCCGAGGTGTTCTACAACCGTGAAGACCTGTGGCGGTTTCCAGAACACGGCGAAGAGGGCGGAATAACAGCGATGGAGCCCTACTACATCATCATGAAGCTGCCCCAGCTAGAGCGGGAGGAATTTATGCAAATTCTGCCCTTTACCCCCGCCAACCGCGACAACATGATCGCCTGGATGGCGGGCGGCTCCGACGGCGACAACTATGGCCGTCTGCTGCTCTACGAATTTCCCAAGCAGGAGCTGGTGTTTGGCCCCACCCAGGTCGAGGCCCGCATCAGCCAGACTCCAGAGATCTCGGAACAGCTGACCCTGTGGAGCCAGCAGGGTTCCGGGGTGATTCGCGGCACCCTGCTGGTGATCCCGGTGGAGCAGTCGCTGCTGTACGTGCAGCCCATCTACCTGCGGGCCGACCAGGGCGAACTGCCCGAGCTGCGGCGGGTGATTGTCGCCTACGACGATCGCGTGGTGATGGGCGAAACCCTCGGCCAGAGTCTGGAGGCGATTTTCGGCGGCGCGACCGCCCCACCTCCCGCTGATCCCGGAGCCGAACCCGCCCAGCCCAGCCCTGTGTCCGACCTGGTGCAGTCGGCGCTGGAATCGTACCAGACCGGCCAGCAGGCTCTCCAGCAGGGCGACTGGCAGCGCTATGGCGAAGCCCAGCAGGAATTAGAACGTCTTTTACAGGAGCTGAGTCAGCAGAATCCGCAGCAACAAAATCCGTAA